Proteins from one Streptomyces genisteinicus genomic window:
- a CDS encoding FecCD family ABC transporter permease codes for MTALLLGLGLLGLCYGATWATPGEVFAVLSGADTSVVILDWRLPRVLAGLVFGAALGVAGAIFQNITRNPMGSPDVIGLDAGAYTGALVALTVLSGTSAQLAAGSVVGGLSVAAAIYFLAFDRGFSGMRLVVIGIAINAMVTAFNSWIVLRAELEVAIAAVGWSAGSLNGIGWDDLTIPFVIICVLLLLITLAAHSVHQAALGDAIAVTTGVGLDRLRLLMVFVGVGCTATVTAVAGPVVFIALAAPQIGRRLAGAAGVPLLPAALTGALLLLGADLIAQMLLAPVALPVGVVSTAIGGCYLIWLLTKEVRRA; via the coding sequence ATGACCGCCCTGCTGCTCGGCCTCGGCCTGCTCGGACTCTGCTACGGAGCGACGTGGGCGACCCCCGGCGAGGTGTTCGCCGTGCTGAGCGGCGCCGACACGTCCGTGGTGATCCTCGACTGGCGGCTGCCGCGCGTGCTCGCCGGGCTCGTCTTCGGCGCCGCGCTCGGCGTCGCCGGGGCGATCTTCCAGAACATCACCCGCAACCCCATGGGCAGCCCGGACGTCATCGGGCTCGACGCGGGCGCCTACACGGGCGCGCTGGTCGCGCTGACCGTGCTCTCCGGCACCTCCGCGCAACTGGCCGCCGGCTCGGTCGTCGGCGGCCTCTCCGTCGCCGCCGCGATCTACTTCCTCGCGTTCGACCGCGGTTTCTCCGGGATGCGCCTGGTCGTCATCGGCATCGCGATCAACGCCATGGTGACCGCGTTCAACTCCTGGATCGTGCTGCGGGCCGAGCTGGAGGTGGCGATCGCGGCCGTCGGCTGGAGCGCCGGGTCCCTCAACGGCATCGGGTGGGACGACCTCACGATCCCGTTCGTGATCATCTGCGTGCTCCTGCTGCTCATCACCCTGGCGGCGCACTCCGTGCACCAGGCCGCGCTCGGCGACGCGATCGCCGTGACGACCGGTGTCGGACTCGACCGGCTGCGCCTGCTGATGGTGTTCGTCGGCGTCGGCTGCACCGCCACCGTCACCGCCGTGGCCGGTCCCGTCGTCTTCATCGCGCTCGCCGCCCCGCAGATCGGCCGCCGGCTCGCCGGCGCGGCCGGTGTGCCCCTGCTGCCCGCCGCGCTCACCGGAGCCCTGCTGCTCCTCGGCGCCGACCTGATCGCCCAGATGCTGCTCGCGCCCGTCGCACTGCCCGTCGGCGTGGTGAGCACCGCGATCGGCGGCTGCTACCTGATCTGGCTGCTGACCAAGGAAGTGAGGCGAGCGTGA
- a CDS encoding FecCD family ABC transporter permease: MSGVKEAGRSVPRTALLAGGLVLLGAVAVLSIGVGARSIAPGEVVRALVDFQGTDDHVIVRDVRAPRALLAVAVGAALAVSGALIQTLARNPLAEPGILGVTAGAGFAITIGSALGLASGQAGQLGFAVAGSVVAALLVAAVGRRSPLRLVLTGVALTAVLSGVSLGLRLMLPDTFDLYRFWSVGSLAAREQAPLALPLTAIVCCLGAALVLSRTLNVLSLGETVAHTLGAGVNRVRAAVLVLITVLCAAATAVAGPILFVGLIVPHLVRRAAGGSVPWLVLYSTVLGPVLLLVADVCSRVLLPTGEVPVAIVTAFLGGPMLIWAVRRFGTGSL; the protein is encoded by the coding sequence GTGTCCGGGGTGAAGGAAGCCGGGCGGTCCGTTCCGCGGACCGCCCTGCTCGCCGGCGGACTGGTGCTCCTCGGAGCGGTCGCCGTGCTCAGCATCGGCGTCGGCGCCCGCTCCATCGCGCCCGGCGAGGTCGTGCGGGCACTGGTGGACTTCCAGGGCACCGACGACCATGTGATCGTCCGCGACGTCCGGGCGCCCCGCGCGCTGCTGGCCGTCGCGGTCGGCGCGGCACTCGCCGTCTCCGGAGCCCTGATCCAGACGCTGGCCCGCAACCCGCTGGCGGAACCGGGCATCCTCGGGGTCACCGCGGGTGCCGGGTTCGCGATCACCATCGGCTCCGCACTCGGCCTGGCCTCCGGACAGGCCGGCCAACTCGGCTTCGCGGTGGCCGGATCGGTGGTCGCCGCCCTGCTGGTCGCCGCCGTCGGCCGGCGCTCGCCCCTGCGGCTCGTCCTCACCGGCGTCGCGCTGACCGCGGTGCTCAGCGGTGTCTCGCTGGGGCTGCGGCTGATGCTCCCGGACACCTTCGACCTCTACCGCTTCTGGTCCGTCGGCTCGCTCGCCGCCCGTGAACAGGCGCCCCTGGCACTGCCCCTGACGGCGATCGTCTGCTGTCTCGGCGCGGCGCTGGTGCTCAGCCGCACCCTCAACGTGCTGTCGCTCGGCGAGACCGTCGCCCACACCCTCGGCGCCGGCGTCAACCGGGTGCGGGCCGCCGTGCTCGTGCTGATCACCGTGCTCTGCGCCGCGGCGACCGCGGTCGCCGGACCCATTCTCTTCGTAGGACTGATCGTGCCCCATCTCGTCCGCAGAGCCGCCGGCGGTTCGGTGCCCTGGCTGGTCCTCTACAGCACGGTCCTCGGCCCGGTGCTGCTGCTGGTCGCCGACGTCTGCTCGCGGGTCCTGCTCCCCACCGGCGAGGTGCCGGTCGCCATCGTCACCGCCTTCCTCGGCGGTCCGATGCTGATCTGGGCCGTCCGGCGCTTCGGGACGGGATCGCTGTGA
- a CDS encoding ABC transporter substrate-binding protein: MSIRRPSVLVGALALAVALTGCGSSSDGDKGETGSDSAKSGSKTRVFEADNGKITIPAAPQRIVATGYAVPALIEADAPLVGISSWKRGEPLMSDEDLATYKKLTKVAGELATETNYEAIAAAEPDLIVIGVPAPVLADVDVKRLETIAPVVAIGPTVPSAWRDLSRKQADAAGALGEFDTRKAAYEAKAAELAAKYKDVLPQLKAGHVGAYGEVAKGNFQREFSGSWGSNIIEDLGAVYYGKVKEPGPGSKSVSEYPSIEELPESLGEADVITYSVQADGSVPEAVKYVLDSKLWANLPAVKAKKTFAIRYTEAASYGQAMKTLDAIDEALAPLLKQ; the protein is encoded by the coding sequence ATGTCCATACGCAGACCGTCCGTCCTCGTCGGAGCCCTGGCCCTGGCCGTGGCCCTGACCGGATGCGGTTCCTCGTCCGACGGGGACAAGGGGGAGACGGGCTCGGACTCCGCCAAGTCCGGCAGCAAGACCCGGGTGTTCGAGGCCGACAACGGCAAGATCACCATCCCGGCCGCCCCGCAGCGGATCGTCGCCACCGGCTACGCCGTGCCGGCCCTGATCGAGGCCGACGCGCCGCTCGTCGGCATCTCCTCGTGGAAGCGCGGCGAGCCGCTGATGAGCGACGAGGACCTCGCCACCTACAAGAAGCTCACCAAGGTCGCCGGCGAGCTGGCCACCGAGACCAACTACGAGGCCATCGCGGCCGCCGAGCCCGACCTCATCGTCATCGGCGTGCCGGCCCCGGTCCTCGCCGACGTGGACGTCAAGCGCCTGGAGACCATCGCCCCCGTCGTCGCGATCGGCCCGACCGTGCCCTCGGCCTGGCGCGACCTCTCCCGCAAGCAGGCCGACGCGGCCGGCGCGCTCGGCGAGTTCGACACCCGCAAGGCCGCGTACGAGGCCAAGGCCGCCGAGCTGGCCGCCAAGTACAAGGACGTGCTCCCCCAGCTGAAGGCCGGCCACGTCGGCGCCTACGGCGAGGTCGCCAAGGGCAACTTCCAGCGGGAATTCAGCGGTTCGTGGGGCTCCAACATCATCGAGGACCTCGGCGCGGTCTACTACGGCAAGGTCAAGGAGCCCGGACCGGGCTCCAAGTCCGTCAGCGAGTACCCGTCCATCGAGGAACTTCCCGAGTCCCTCGGCGAGGCCGACGTCATCACGTACTCGGTGCAGGCCGACGGCTCGGTCCCCGAGGCGGTGAAGTACGTGCTCGACTCGAAGCTCTGGGCCAACCTGCCCGCCGTGAAGGCGAAGAAGACCTTCGCGATCCGCTACACCGAGGCCGCCTCCTACGGGCAGGCCATGAAGACGCTGGACGCGATCGACGAGGCCCTCGCGCCGCTGCTGAAGCAGTGA
- a CDS encoding siderophore-interacting protein, with amino-acid sequence MTRVDHRHRHLERIAEVRAGRVPEKVGYPIRVRETEVVRTTWIGGGLLRVTLGGPGTEGFEAHAPDEHVKLVFREPDGSLRLPEPNGAMLKWPRPAPTSREYTVRRYDPATGELDIDVAAHPGGLASDWALAAKPGAVVHVAGPPGGLIVPHAYDRYLLAGDITALPAMARWLEELPRDARGWVFAEVGDAGEEIGLSAPDGFEVHWLHRGDRPAGTGDLLAAAVTGVRVPAGERVYVWAAGEAGQLKPLRRWVREELGLDRADHDITGYWKVGVADFDEDD; translated from the coding sequence GTGACGCGCGTCGATCACCGGCACCGGCATCTGGAGCGGATCGCGGAGGTCCGCGCGGGGCGGGTGCCCGAGAAGGTGGGCTACCCGATCCGCGTGCGGGAGACCGAGGTGGTGCGCACCACGTGGATCGGCGGCGGGCTGCTCCGCGTCACCCTGGGCGGGCCGGGCACCGAGGGCTTCGAGGCGCACGCGCCGGACGAGCACGTGAAACTGGTCTTCCGGGAGCCGGACGGTTCCCTGCGGCTGCCCGAGCCCAACGGGGCGATGCTGAAGTGGCCGCGTCCTGCTCCCACCTCGCGGGAGTACACGGTCCGCCGCTACGACCCCGCCACCGGCGAGCTCGACATCGACGTGGCCGCGCACCCGGGCGGTCTCGCCTCGGACTGGGCGCTGGCGGCGAAGCCGGGTGCCGTGGTGCACGTGGCGGGGCCCCCCGGCGGTCTGATCGTGCCGCACGCCTACGACCGCTATCTGCTGGCCGGTGACATCACGGCCCTGCCGGCGATGGCGCGGTGGCTGGAGGAACTCCCGCGGGACGCCCGCGGCTGGGTCTTCGCCGAAGTGGGCGACGCCGGGGAGGAGATCGGCCTGTCGGCGCCGGACGGCTTCGAGGTGCACTGGCTGCACCGGGGCGACCGCCCGGCGGGGACCGGTGACCTGCTGGCGGCGGCCGTGACGGGGGTGCGCGTCCCGGCGGGCGAGCGCGTCTACGTGTGGGCGGCGGGTGAGGCGGGACAGCTCAAGCCGCTCCGCCGCTGGGTCCGGGAGGAACTGGGCCTGGACCGCGCCGATCACGACATCACCGGCTACTGGAAGGTCGGGGTCGCCGACTTCGACGAGGACGACTGA
- a CDS encoding phosphopantetheine-binding protein: protein MTAPLTPERVRADVAELLGCEPGAIAPDDNLLDLGLDSMRIMTLVERWRSDGAPSLEFPDLAEQPELGRWTELVTGAAA, encoded by the coding sequence ATGACCGCCCCGCTCACCCCCGAACGCGTCCGTGCCGACGTCGCCGAGCTGCTGGGCTGCGAGCCCGGCGCGATCGCGCCGGACGACAACCTGCTCGACCTGGGGCTGGACTCGATGCGCATCATGACGCTGGTCGAGCGGTGGCGCTCGGACGGCGCCCCGTCCCTGGAGTTCCCCGACCTCGCCGAGCAGCCGGAACTGGGCCGCTGGACCGAACTCGTCACGGGAGCGGCCGCGTGA
- a CDS encoding isochorismatase family protein, translating to MSLPEIRPYALPEAGELPAGRVRWRPDPARAALLVHDMQRYFLAPYAGAPVPEVTANIGRLLRLARERDVPVFYTAQPGRQDPADRGLLTEFWGDGIGRVIDADPGAADVVGDLAPEAGDTVLVKWRYSAFQRSTFAEQLAALGRDQLLITGVYAHIGCQATAVEAFMRDVQPFLVADAVADFSRDRHDQACEYVAQRCGVVTTTADALTALSEPIPAGASR from the coding sequence GTGTCCCTGCCCGAGATCCGGCCCTACGCCCTCCCCGAGGCCGGTGAACTGCCCGCCGGCCGGGTGCGGTGGCGGCCGGACCCGGCCCGCGCGGCTCTGCTCGTGCACGACATGCAGCGCTACTTCCTGGCGCCGTACGCCGGGGCGCCGGTGCCGGAGGTGACGGCGAACATCGGGCGGCTGCTCCGGCTGGCCAGGGAGCGGGACGTCCCGGTGTTCTACACCGCGCAGCCCGGCAGGCAGGACCCCGCCGACCGGGGGCTGCTGACCGAGTTCTGGGGCGACGGGATCGGCAGGGTCATCGACGCGGACCCGGGGGCCGCCGACGTCGTCGGCGACCTCGCCCCGGAGGCCGGCGACACCGTCCTCGTCAAATGGCGCTACAGCGCGTTCCAGCGCAGCACCTTCGCCGAGCAGCTCGCCGCGCTCGGGCGCGACCAGCTGCTGATCACCGGCGTGTACGCGCACATCGGCTGCCAGGCGACGGCCGTCGAGGCGTTCATGCGCGATGTGCAGCCCTTCCTGGTGGCCGACGCGGTCGCCGACTTCTCCCGTGACCGCCACGACCAGGCGTGCGAGTACGTCGCGCAGAGGTGCGGCGTCGTGACCACCACCGCCGACGCGCTGACCGCGCTGTCCGAGCCGATCCCCGCAGGAGCCAGCCGATGA
- a CDS encoding (2,3-dihydroxybenzoyl)adenylate synthase, producing the protein MTTGHVPWPPETAARYRAAGHWRGQTFGALLTSLAAAYPERTAVVGGEVRWTYAELDERAHRIAAGLLDAGLLPGERAVLQLPNIPEFLPVVFGMWRAGVLPVFALPAHRGTELRHFAEQSEAAAIVTVGVHERHDHAATAREVAAECDSVRRVLVVGSEEFDDLARTAPRELPDPDPAGVAFLQLSGGSTGLPKLIPRTHDDYLYSVRESARICALRPDSVYLAALPVAHNFPLSSPGVLGALHAGAAVVMAPRPDADTAFRLIEAEGVTITGVVPPLAAAWVQAAGRTARDLSSLEVLLVGGAKCGRELAERIGPALGCRLQQVFGMAEGLVCYTRLDDPDETVLTTQGRPISLDDEVRVVDPDTGADVPDGEPGALLTRGPYTIRGYYRAEEHNATAFTADGFYRTGDLVRRAPGGQLEVVGRAKEQINRGGEKVAAEEVENHLMAHPGVLDAAVVAVPDAYLGERTCAYVVPAAGAEPTGPELRSFVRGRGVAAFKVPDLVQVVAEFPVTGVGKTSKRELRVALAALARKE; encoded by the coding sequence ATGACCACCGGTCACGTGCCCTGGCCGCCGGAGACCGCCGCACGCTACCGCGCGGCCGGCCACTGGCGTGGACAGACCTTCGGCGCACTGCTCACCTCGCTCGCCGCGGCGTACCCGGAGCGGACCGCCGTCGTGGGCGGGGAGGTCCGGTGGACCTACGCCGAGCTCGACGAGCGGGCCCACCGGATCGCGGCCGGCCTGCTCGACGCCGGTCTCCTCCCCGGGGAACGCGCCGTCCTCCAGCTGCCCAACATCCCCGAGTTCCTGCCCGTGGTCTTCGGGATGTGGCGGGCCGGGGTGCTGCCCGTCTTCGCGCTGCCTGCGCACCGCGGCACCGAGCTGCGGCACTTCGCGGAGCAGAGCGAGGCGGCCGCGATCGTCACGGTCGGCGTCCACGAGCGCCACGACCACGCGGCGACGGCGCGCGAGGTCGCCGCGGAGTGCGACTCCGTGCGCCGCGTACTGGTGGTGGGCTCCGAGGAGTTCGACGACCTGGCCCGGACGGCGCCGCGCGAACTGCCCGACCCCGACCCGGCGGGCGTGGCCTTCCTCCAGCTGTCCGGCGGGAGCACCGGTCTGCCCAAACTCATCCCGCGCACCCACGACGACTACCTGTACAGCGTCCGGGAGAGCGCCAGGATCTGCGCCCTGCGGCCGGACAGCGTGTACCTCGCGGCCCTGCCGGTCGCCCACAACTTCCCGCTCAGCTCCCCCGGTGTGCTCGGCGCGCTGCACGCGGGCGCCGCCGTGGTCATGGCCCCGCGTCCCGACGCGGACACCGCGTTCCGGCTGATCGAGGCCGAAGGCGTCACGATCACCGGGGTGGTCCCGCCGCTCGCCGCGGCCTGGGTGCAGGCCGCGGGACGCACCGCACGCGACCTGTCCTCGCTGGAGGTGCTGCTCGTCGGCGGCGCCAAGTGCGGGCGCGAGCTGGCCGAACGCATCGGTCCGGCGCTGGGCTGCCGTCTCCAGCAGGTGTTCGGCATGGCCGAGGGGCTGGTCTGCTACACGCGGCTGGACGACCCCGACGAGACCGTGCTGACGACCCAGGGCCGCCCGATCTCCCTCGACGACGAGGTCCGCGTCGTCGACCCGGACACCGGGGCGGACGTGCCCGACGGCGAGCCCGGCGCGCTGCTGACCCGGGGGCCCTACACGATCCGGGGCTACTACCGGGCCGAGGAGCACAACGCCACGGCGTTCACCGCGGACGGCTTCTACCGGACGGGCGACCTGGTCCGGCGCGCGCCGGGCGGTCAGCTCGAAGTGGTCGGCCGGGCCAAGGAGCAGATCAACCGGGGCGGGGAGAAGGTGGCGGCCGAGGAGGTCGAGAACCATCTGATGGCCCATCCGGGCGTCCTGGACGCGGCCGTGGTGGCCGTGCCCGACGCCTATCTGGGCGAACGGACCTGCGCCTACGTGGTGCCTGCGGCGGGAGCCGAGCCGACCGGCCCGGAACTGCGGTCCTTCGTCCGCGGACGCGGCGTGGCCGCGTTCAAGGTGCCGGACCTGGTGCAGGTGGTCGCCGAGTTCCCGGTGACCGGTGTCGGCAAGACCAGCAAGCGCGAGCTGAGGGTGGCGCTGGCCGCCCTCGCGCGAAAGGAGTGA
- a CDS encoding isochorismate synthase: MTISAVERPRPVHRAADLLAAYLPGSFYFSSPRGTLLADGVHSRVQPENGSHARGAAAALAAAAAAGVPDPVVAGAVGFRPGSESGLVVPSVVRRAGAPADVRAPEAETGAAWSLRPRPEPERYADAVRSALELIGRGELDKVVLARCVEATADTPVWVPALLARLVRANPAAYGFAADVTAAGDPAPRTLVGASPELLVSRRGATVVANPLAGSAPRSGDEAVDRERIARLRESVKDLGEHAHTAGQVADVLGRFCTDLDVPDGPEVIGTPTMWHLSTRITGRLAAPDDPACSSLGLAEALHPTPAVCGVPAGAAAEAIARLEPEDRGYYAGMVGWNGAGGDGEWAVTIRSAEVSDRTVRLYAGAGIVAGSDPAAELAETSAKFRTLLRALGLEERV; encoded by the coding sequence GTGACCATATCCGCCGTGGAGCGCCCGCGGCCCGTGCACCGGGCCGCCGATCTGCTGGCCGCCTATCTGCCCGGCTCCTTCTACTTCTCCTCCCCGCGCGGCACCCTGCTCGCCGACGGCGTCCACTCCAGGGTCCAGCCGGAGAACGGCTCCCACGCCCGGGGCGCGGCCGCCGCCCTCGCGGCAGCGGCCGCGGCCGGGGTCCCTGACCCGGTCGTCGCCGGGGCCGTCGGATTCCGGCCCGGGTCGGAGTCCGGCCTGGTCGTCCCGTCCGTCGTCCGGCGGGCCGGCGCCCCCGCCGACGTCCGCGCGCCCGAGGCGGAGACGGGCGCGGCCTGGTCGCTCAGACCCCGGCCCGAGCCCGAGCGCTACGCCGACGCCGTGCGCAGCGCGCTGGAACTCATCGGGCGCGGCGAGCTGGACAAGGTCGTGCTGGCCCGCTGCGTCGAGGCGACCGCGGACACGCCCGTGTGGGTGCCCGCCCTGCTGGCGCGCCTGGTGCGCGCGAACCCCGCCGCGTACGGGTTCGCCGCCGACGTGACCGCCGCGGGCGACCCGGCCCCGCGCACCCTGGTCGGCGCCAGCCCCGAACTGCTGGTCTCGCGCCGCGGGGCGACCGTGGTGGCCAACCCGCTGGCCGGCTCCGCGCCCCGTTCGGGCGACGAGGCGGTGGACCGGGAACGGATCGCCCGGCTGCGGGAGTCCGTGAAGGACCTGGGCGAACACGCCCACACCGCGGGGCAGGTCGCCGACGTGCTCGGCCGGTTCTGCACCGACCTCGACGTGCCGGACGGGCCCGAGGTGATCGGCACCCCGACGATGTGGCACCTGTCCACCCGGATCACCGGCCGGCTCGCGGCGCCCGACGATCCCGCGTGCTCCTCACTCGGCCTGGCCGAGGCCCTCCACCCGACGCCCGCGGTCTGCGGTGTGCCCGCGGGCGCGGCGGCCGAGGCCATCGCCCGGCTGGAGCCGGAGGACCGCGGCTACTACGCCGGCATGGTCGGCTGGAACGGCGCCGGCGGCGACGGCGAGTGGGCGGTGACGATCCGCAGCGCGGAGGTCAGCGACCGCACGGTGCGGCTGTACGCCGGTGCCGGGATCGTCGCCGGGTCCGACCCCGCGGCCGAACTGGCCGAGACGAGCGCCAAGTTCCGCACGCTGCTGCGTGCGCTGGGTCTGGAGGAGCGGGTATGA
- a CDS encoding 2,3-dihydro-2,3-dihydroxybenzoate dehydrogenase — MPARDAQVVGSVAFVTGAASGIGAAVVGALVRTGATVAAVDVSAEGLTELAERSGGRVVPFTADVSDAAAVADVVERVESGLGPIDTGVSAAGILRPGSLTGTSDKDWSDTFAVNTDGVFFVLRELARRMVPRGRGSLVTVASNAAGVPRTNMGAYAASKAATTMLTRCLGLEVAPHGIRCNVVSPGSTDTPMQRQLWTGEDDRARVIAGTPEEFRVGVPLGRIADPEDIADAVLFLVSDRARHITMQNLFVDGGATLRA; from the coding sequence ATGCCTGCCCGGGATGCTCAGGTCGTGGGCTCGGTGGCGTTCGTCACGGGCGCGGCCAGCGGAATAGGCGCCGCCGTCGTCGGCGCCCTGGTCCGCACCGGTGCCACCGTCGCCGCCGTCGACGTGTCCGCCGAAGGACTCACGGAGCTCGCCGAGCGCTCCGGGGGACGTGTGGTCCCCTTCACCGCGGACGTCTCCGACGCCGCCGCCGTCGCCGATGTCGTCGAGCGCGTCGAGAGCGGACTGGGCCCGATCGACACCGGCGTCAGCGCGGCCGGAATCCTGCGTCCGGGCTCGCTCACCGGCACCAGCGACAAGGACTGGTCGGACACCTTCGCGGTCAACACGGACGGTGTCTTCTTCGTCCTGCGCGAGCTCGCCCGCCGCATGGTGCCCCGGGGACGCGGCTCCCTGGTGACCGTCGCGTCCAACGCGGCGGGGGTCCCCCGCACCAACATGGGCGCGTACGCGGCCTCCAAGGCCGCCACCACGATGCTCACCCGCTGCCTGGGACTGGAGGTCGCCCCCCACGGCATCCGCTGCAACGTGGTCTCGCCCGGTTCGACCGACACCCCGATGCAGCGTCAGCTGTGGACGGGCGAGGACGACCGCGCCCGCGTGATCGCGGGCACGCCCGAGGAGTTCCGGGTGGGAGTCCCCCTCGGCCGCATCGCCGACCCGGAGGACATCGCCGACGCCGTGCTGTTCCTGGTCTCCGACCGGGCCCGGCACATCACGATGCAGAACCTGTTCGTCGACGGCGGCGCAACCCTGCGCGCCTGA
- a CDS encoding TerC family protein — translation MNVSTTMWVLTVGGLCVLIAADFFIGGRKPHDVSIKEAGIWSAVWIALATVFGVGLLLWGDAQASGEFFAGYVTEKSLSVDNLFVFVLIMAKFAVPSIYQQRVLMIGVLIALVLRAVFIALGAAAINSFAWVFFLFGAFLIWTAWKLIQEARAGEQEEDWEEGRLMKAVERRLPSTDQWHGTKMFVRENGKRLATPMLIVMLAIGITDLLFAVDSIPAIFGLTQDPYIVFTANAFALMGLRQLYFLIVGLLKKLVHLSYGLSVILAFIGVKLVLHGLHETTSLDVPEISLPVSLGVIFGVLLITTITSLTASKRAEREEAEKAAAETAANGTPAGADAARTETDGGERADVQS, via the coding sequence TTGAACGTCTCAACGACCATGTGGGTGCTCACCGTTGGCGGTCTGTGCGTGCTGATCGCGGCCGACTTCTTCATCGGCGGGCGCAAGCCGCACGACGTCTCCATCAAGGAGGCGGGCATCTGGAGCGCCGTCTGGATCGCCCTCGCCACGGTCTTCGGGGTGGGCCTGCTGCTGTGGGGCGACGCGCAGGCCTCCGGCGAGTTCTTCGCGGGCTACGTCACCGAGAAGTCGCTCAGCGTGGACAACCTCTTCGTCTTCGTGCTGATCATGGCGAAGTTCGCGGTCCCGTCGATCTACCAGCAGCGCGTGCTGATGATCGGTGTGCTCATCGCGCTGGTGCTGCGCGCGGTGTTCATCGCCCTGGGGGCCGCCGCGATCAACTCGTTCGCCTGGGTCTTCTTCCTCTTCGGCGCGTTCCTCATCTGGACCGCGTGGAAGCTGATCCAGGAGGCCCGCGCCGGCGAGCAGGAGGAGGACTGGGAGGAGGGGCGCCTGATGAAGGCGGTCGAACGGCGGCTCCCCTCCACCGACCAGTGGCACGGCACGAAGATGTTCGTCCGGGAGAACGGGAAGCGCCTCGCCACCCCGATGCTGATCGTGATGCTGGCGATCGGCATCACGGACCTGCTCTTCGCGGTCGACTCGATCCCGGCGATCTTCGGCCTGACCCAGGACCCGTACATCGTCTTCACGGCGAACGCCTTCGCGCTGATGGGCCTGCGACAGCTGTACTTCCTCATCGTCGGGCTGCTGAAGAAGCTGGTGCACCTGTCCTACGGCCTGTCGGTCATCCTCGCCTTCATCGGCGTCAAGCTGGTCCTGCACGGCCTCCACGAGACGACCAGCCTGGACGTCCCCGAGATCTCCCTCCCGGTCTCCCTGGGCGTCATCTTCGGCGTCCTGCTCATCACCACGATCACCAGCCTCACCGCCTCGAAGCGTGCGGAGAGGGAAGAGGCGGAGAAGGCCGCGGCGGAGACGGCGGCGAACGGGACGCCGGCGGGTGCGGACGCCGCGCGGACGGAGACGGACGGCGGCGAGAGGGCCGACGTGCAGAGCTGA